A DNA window from Malus domestica chromosome 12, GDT2T_hap1 contains the following coding sequences:
- the LOC114820056 gene encoding uncharacterized protein produces MDKDWLTFSRPSTEYREGAQKFVQVAKEYGGNRDKIICPCIICQNQCFQLPAIVYEHLVINGIDPSYTTWVFHGEQEPILQQHDYANVTETYQMYRDVLAEDDGTGKANLLIGDENFKQKVEEAEGPLYEGCTKYTKLSATVVLYKIKASNGATDKLFDELLQALKDMFPEGNTLPNSMNSTKKLLKVFDLGFEKIDACVNDCCLFWKDFEQLETCPKCGSSRWQVGKRNNHIYKGVSAKVLRYFPIIPRFKRMFKDDDMAKD; encoded by the exons ATGGACAAAGATTGGCTAACATTTTCGAG ACCATCAACAGAATACAGAGAGGGTGCACAAAAGTTTGTACAAGTAGCTAAAGAATATGGAGGAAATCGAGATAAGATCATTTGCCCGTGTATAATATGTCAAAACCAATGTTTTCAACTACCTGCGATTGTGTATGAACACTTGGTTATAAATGGAATAGATCCTTCATATACTACTTGGGTGTTCCATGGTGAACAAGAACCTATTCTTCAACAACATGACTATGCCAACGTGACAGAAACATATCAGATGTATAGGGATGTCTTGGCTGAAGATGATGGAACTGGAAAAGCAAACTTGCTAATTGGAGatgagaatttcaaacaaaaggttGAAGAAGCTGAAGGTCCTTTATATGAAGGTTGTACGAAATACACAAAGTTGTCAGCAACTGTAGTTTTATACAAGATTAAAGCTTCAAATGGTGCAACAGATAAGCTTTTTGACGAGCTCCTCCAAGCCTTAAAGGACATGTTTCCGGAAGGTAATACACTTCCGAATTCAATGAATTCGACAAAGAAGTTACTTAAGGTGTTTGATTTAGGGTTCGAGAAAATAGATGCATGTGTAAATGATTGCTGCTTATTTTGGAAAGACTTTGAACAACTTGAGACGTGTCCAAAGTGTGGTTCTTCACGTTGGCAGGTTGGTAAACGTAATAATCACATTTACAAAGGAGTTTCTGCAAAGGTGTTGCGCTACTTTCCTATTATACCAAGATTTAAGCGAATGTTTAAGGATGATGACATGGCCAAAGACTGA
- the LOC114820041 gene encoding uncharacterized protein isoform X1 → MRHPVDSPAWESIDTRYPDFASDPRNLRLSLATDGFNPFRQLSSRYSCWPVILVTYNLPPWLAMSKENLMLTLIIPGKKQPENDIDVYLQPLIEDLCVLWNEGVGVFDATTNSTFNLRAILMWTISDYPAYGNLAGCFTKGRFACVACGANTRSLRLPFSKKHVYTGNRRFLPPSHEFRKKGKWFDGNDDIGQKPRVLTGEEVLYASETAGRDWGKKSTTQKGTKKKMSVKKGVQTTGSDPINIWKKKSIFFDLPYWKKLCLRHNLDIMHIEKNVCESIVGTLLHIKGKSKDGLNCRKDLKELGIRHDLCITEEKGKKTKLPPALYNFSKAEKHIFCKRLFDMKVPDGYSSNIFNCVDLSDCNLIGLKSHDCHVLMQQLLPVAIRGLLPKGPRHAIFRLCVFFHELCQGVIDKSKLEVLENEVAETICMLEKYFPPSFFNIMIHLTIHLAREARLCGPVHYRWMYPFERFMKVLKDYVRNRARPEGSMVECVLADECVKFCSKYIKQAENIGLRHNRYEDESIVIGNPISAGVTMTMSSEMYQIAHRYILFNSSEAEPYREMHVEELKYSDPSLVGKLNKLHRMHATQFSSWLRNKVGFIFFYFLFFYF, encoded by the exons ATGCGACATCCAGTTGATTCGCCAGCATGGGAGTCTATTGACACTAGATATCCTGATTTTGCCTCAGATCCACGAAACTTGAGACTTAGTTTAGCTACCGATGGATTTAACCCATTCCGCCAGCTAAGCTCTAGATATAGTTGTTGGCCAGTTATATTAGTTACATACAATCTTCCTCCATGGTTAGCCATGTCGAAAGAGAATTTGATGTTGACGTTAATAATTCCTGGGAAGAAACAACCCGAAAATGATATTGATGTTTACTTGCAACCACTCATAGAAGATTTATGTGTGTTATGGAATGAAGGAGTGGGTGTATTTGATGCAACTACAAATTCTACTTTCAATTTGAGGGCTATTTTGATGTGGACAATCAGTGATTATCCTGCTTATGGTAACTTGGCTGGATGTTTTACAAAGGGCAGGTTTGCTTGTGTGGCATGTGGTGCTAACACGCGATCTTTGAGGTTGCCGTTTAGTAAGAAGCATGTATATACCGGCAATAGAAGATTTCTTCCACCTTCTCATGAGTTTCGCAAGAAGGGTAAATGGTTTGATGGGAATGATGATATTGGGCAAAAACCAAGGGTATTGACAGGTGAAGAAGTTTTATATGCTTCCGAAACAGCTGGAAGGGATTGGGGAAAAAAGTCAACTACACAAAAAGGCACAAAAAAGAAGATGAGTGTAAAGAAAGGTGTACAGACAACAGGAAGTGATCCTATTAACATATggaaaaagaaatcaattttctttgatttgccGTATTGGAAG aaattatgtTTGAGGCATAATTTGGACATCATGCACATAGAGAAAAATGTTTGTGAAAGTATTGTTGGCACATTGCTACATATTAAAGGTAAATCAAAGGATGGACTTAATTGTCGTAAAGATTTAAAGGAATTGGGTATTCGGCATGATTTATGCATAACtgaagagaaaggaaaaaagaCGAAACTACCTCCAGCACTTTACAACTTCTCTAAAGCAGAGAAACATATTTTCTGTAAGAGGTTGTTCGATATGAAGGTACCGGATGGTTATAGctcaaatatttttaattgtgtGGATCTAAGTGACTGCAATCTAATTGGACTCAAGTCCCATGATTGTCATGTCCTAATGCAACAATTGTTGCCAGTAGCAATAAGAGGTCTTTTGCCTAAAGGTCCAAGACATGCAATCTTTCGGTTGTGTGTATTTTTCCACGAACTCTGTCAAGGAGTTATTGACAAAAGTAAGCTGGAAGTATTGGAGAATGAGGTTGCAGAAACAATATGCATGCTTGAGAAGTATTTTCCACCTTCTTTCTTTAATATTATGATTCACCTTACAATCCATTTAGCGAGGGAAGCTAGGCTATGTGGACCTGTTCATTATCGTTGGATGTATCCTTTTGAAAG ATTTATGAAGGTGTTAAAGGATTATGTTAGAAATCGAGCACGACCAGAAGGGTCTATGGTAGAGTGTGTCTTAGCTGACGAGTGTGTGAAATTTTGTAGTAAGTACATAAAACAAGCTGAAAATATCGGTTTACGACATAACCGATATGAGGATGAATCAATTGTTATTGGGAATCCTATTTCAGCTGGTGTGACAATGACCATGTCTTCAGAAATGTACCAAATTGCTCATCGTTACATATTGTTTAATAGCTCAGAAGCTGAGCCATATCGAGA AATGCATGTTGAGGAGCTTAAGTATTCAGATCCGAGCCTTGTAGGCAAATTGAACAAGCTACATAGGATGCATGCAACTCAATTTTCATCTTGGCTCCGCAATAAGGTTGGATTTATATTCttctactttctttttttttacttttag
- the LOC114820041 gene encoding uncharacterized protein isoform X2, which translates to MRHPVDSPAWESIDTRYPDFASDPRNLRLSLATDGFNPFRQLSSRYSCWPVILVTYNLPPWLAMSKENLMLTLIIPGKKQPENDIDVYLQPLIEDLCVLWNEGVGVFDATTNSTFNLRAILMWTISDYPAYGNLAGCFTKGRFACVACGANTRSLRLPFSKKHVYTGNRRFLPPSHEFRKKGKWFDGNDDIGQKPRVLTGEEVLYASETAGRDWGKKSTTQKGTKKKMSVKKGVQTTGSDPINIWKKKSIFFDLPYWKKLCLRHNLDIMHIEKNVCESIVGTLLHIKGKSKDGLNCRKDLKELGIRHDLCITEEKGKKTKLPPALYNFSKAEKHIFCKRLFDMKVPDGYSSNIFNCVDLSDCNLIGLKSHDCHVLMQQLLPVAIRGLLPKGPRHAIFRLCVFFHELCQGVIDKSKLEVLENEVAETICMLEKYFPPSFFNIMIHLTIHLAREARLCGPVHYRWMYPFERFMKVLKDYVRNRARPEGSMVECVLADECVKFCSKYIKQAENIGLRHNRYEDESIVIGNPISAGVTMTMSSEMYQIAHRYILFNSSEAEPYREMHVEELKYSDPSLVGKLNKLHRMHATQFSSWLRNKVMKMKVMFG; encoded by the exons ATGCGACATCCAGTTGATTCGCCAGCATGGGAGTCTATTGACACTAGATATCCTGATTTTGCCTCAGATCCACGAAACTTGAGACTTAGTTTAGCTACCGATGGATTTAACCCATTCCGCCAGCTAAGCTCTAGATATAGTTGTTGGCCAGTTATATTAGTTACATACAATCTTCCTCCATGGTTAGCCATGTCGAAAGAGAATTTGATGTTGACGTTAATAATTCCTGGGAAGAAACAACCCGAAAATGATATTGATGTTTACTTGCAACCACTCATAGAAGATTTATGTGTGTTATGGAATGAAGGAGTGGGTGTATTTGATGCAACTACAAATTCTACTTTCAATTTGAGGGCTATTTTGATGTGGACAATCAGTGATTATCCTGCTTATGGTAACTTGGCTGGATGTTTTACAAAGGGCAGGTTTGCTTGTGTGGCATGTGGTGCTAACACGCGATCTTTGAGGTTGCCGTTTAGTAAGAAGCATGTATATACCGGCAATAGAAGATTTCTTCCACCTTCTCATGAGTTTCGCAAGAAGGGTAAATGGTTTGATGGGAATGATGATATTGGGCAAAAACCAAGGGTATTGACAGGTGAAGAAGTTTTATATGCTTCCGAAACAGCTGGAAGGGATTGGGGAAAAAAGTCAACTACACAAAAAGGCACAAAAAAGAAGATGAGTGTAAAGAAAGGTGTACAGACAACAGGAAGTGATCCTATTAACATATggaaaaagaaatcaattttctttgatttgccGTATTGGAAG aaattatgtTTGAGGCATAATTTGGACATCATGCACATAGAGAAAAATGTTTGTGAAAGTATTGTTGGCACATTGCTACATATTAAAGGTAAATCAAAGGATGGACTTAATTGTCGTAAAGATTTAAAGGAATTGGGTATTCGGCATGATTTATGCATAACtgaagagaaaggaaaaaagaCGAAACTACCTCCAGCACTTTACAACTTCTCTAAAGCAGAGAAACATATTTTCTGTAAGAGGTTGTTCGATATGAAGGTACCGGATGGTTATAGctcaaatatttttaattgtgtGGATCTAAGTGACTGCAATCTAATTGGACTCAAGTCCCATGATTGTCATGTCCTAATGCAACAATTGTTGCCAGTAGCAATAAGAGGTCTTTTGCCTAAAGGTCCAAGACATGCAATCTTTCGGTTGTGTGTATTTTTCCACGAACTCTGTCAAGGAGTTATTGACAAAAGTAAGCTGGAAGTATTGGAGAATGAGGTTGCAGAAACAATATGCATGCTTGAGAAGTATTTTCCACCTTCTTTCTTTAATATTATGATTCACCTTACAATCCATTTAGCGAGGGAAGCTAGGCTATGTGGACCTGTTCATTATCGTTGGATGTATCCTTTTGAAAG ATTTATGAAGGTGTTAAAGGATTATGTTAGAAATCGAGCACGACCAGAAGGGTCTATGGTAGAGTGTGTCTTAGCTGACGAGTGTGTGAAATTTTGTAGTAAGTACATAAAACAAGCTGAAAATATCGGTTTACGACATAACCGATATGAGGATGAATCAATTGTTATTGGGAATCCTATTTCAGCTGGTGTGACAATGACCATGTCTTCAGAAATGTACCAAATTGCTCATCGTTACATATTGTTTAATAGCTCAGAAGCTGAGCCATATCGAGA AATGCATGTTGAGGAGCTTAAGTATTCAGATCCGAGCCTTGTAGGCAAATTGAACAAGCTACATAGGATGCATGCAACTCAATTTTCATCTTGGCTCCGCAATAAG GTGATGAAGATGAAGGTTATGTTCGGGTAG
- the LOC103451309 gene encoding ankyrin repeat-containing protein ITN1-like, whose protein sequence is MEIRRHDEEEVYEASRTGSVEYLNRLIEKDPYILRKVSLQTGKTGTPLHVPALLGHAEFTKALCTNNPKLAERVDANGRTPLHLASAEGHKETVEALLSVYADACLRYDEKGRIPLHYAAMNGEVEVLQKLIDKKPESIYVKVENRSKETVLHLCIIHNQLECLKLLVERDDSNGEFLNSRAGCNDGSVTILHLALMLRQIKSIRYLLSVDAIRAEAIGVNGMSLTMLDILEYSSIARDEFSRSLEIQQILIDAGLIRRENNENDKPNSDVAAAAVVSPNPRRVKKKKKLHKQVASSEKGSTPARRCWIKLMKWLRHPSDWVVETRGMLMVVATMISTMTFQAAVNPPNPPNDPDNYFPVFITYNTISFLASLSVTLLLVSGFPLYNRFCTWLLSMSMCVTLTFLAQTYLISLFMIVPGTPTNTTLNLYVISVLTWTALLGVVGILDTIRFLIWLTKRLRPMYLRSKSCLKNMITTGSFSCNDATRFEEIDSPAVV, encoded by the exons atggAGATCAGACGGCatgatgaagaagaagtgtACGAGGCATCACGGACTGGGAGTGTAGAGTACTTGAACAGATTGATCGAAAAAGACCCATACATTCTAAGGAAAGTATCCCTGCAGACCGGTAAAACCGGAACCCCCTTGCATGTACCGGCTTTGCTCGGACATGCTGAGTTTACCAAAGCCCTTTGCACTAACAATCCCAAACTTGCAGAGCGGGTGGACGCCAATGGACGCACGCCCCTACACTTGGCTTCTGCTGAGGGCCACAAGGAGACCGTCGAAGCTTTGTTATCTGTGTATGCTGATGCGTGCTTGCGTTATGATGAAAAGGGAAGAATCCCTCTTCACTATGCAGCCATGAATGGAGAAGTTGAGGTGCTCCAGAAGTTGATTGATAAAAAGCCTGAGTCCATTTATGTCAAAGTTGAAAACAGATCGAAAGAAACAGTTTTGCACTTGTGTATTATACACAACCAGTTAGAGTGCTTGAAATTGTTGGTTGAAAGGGACGACAGCAATGGTGAGTTCCTCAACTCAAGAGCTGGCTGCAATGATGGGAGTGTGACCATCCTGCACTTAGCATTGATGCTAAGGCAAATTaag AGTATACGTTACCTGCTTTCCGTTGATGCTATAAGAGCAGAAGCAATTGGTGTGAATGGGATGTCTCTGACCATGTTAGATATCTTAGAGTACAGCAGCATTGCAAGAGATGAGTTTAGCAGAAGCTTAGAAATTCAACAGATTTTGATTGACGCGGGATTAATCAGAAgggaaaataatgaaaatgataagCCTAACTCAGATGTTGCCGCTGCTGCTGTTGTATCACCGAATCCAAGAAGggtgaagaagaaaaagaagcttcACAAACAAGTAGCATCATCGGAGAAGGGATCAACGCCGGCTAGGAGGTGCTGGATAAAATTGATGAAATGGTTGAGACATCCGAGTGATTGGGTGGTCGAGACACGTGGCATGCTGATGGTTGTGGCTACGATGATCTCGACCATGACATTTCAAGCCGCAGTTAACCCACCTAACCCACCTAATGATCCCGACAATTACTTCCCCGTTTTCATAACATACAATACCATCTCGTTCCTTGCTTCTTTGAGTGTCACCCTTTTGCTCGTTAGTGGATTTCCTCTCTACAATCGGTTCTGCACGTGGCTCTTATCGATGTCCATGTGCGTCACTCTCACATTCTTGGCACAAACCTACCTAATTTCGCTGTTTATGATCGTCCCTGGTACACCTACAAATACAACCTTAAACCTATACGTGATATCCGTTCTTACTTGGACTGCTTTGCTGGGCGTAGTCGGTATATTGGACACTATTCGGTTTCTTATTTGGCTGACGAAGCGGTTGCGGCCCATGTACTTGAGGTCAAAATCATGTCTCAAGAACATGATCACTACTGGCTCCTTTTCATGTAACGATGCAACGCGTTTTGAAGAGATTGATTCGCCTGCGGTTGTGTAA